The Acidicapsa acidisoli genome window below encodes:
- a CDS encoding LysR family transcriptional regulator, with protein MELRQIRSFLSITETLHFGRTAELIHLSQPALSLQIRALEEEVGVRLLERNRRKTTLTAAGLAFRDDAAVALSQLEQGVRRARLTANGKLGRLRIGFISTAGREIVPDIVRQFRELNPEVEFSLRNILTAEQIRMLDAGALDIGFLRLPIGEHPALDVVTVHREPFVLVVPSSHKLAESKTVRLRELAGQDFVGYERAYAPGFHDLIFGILREAGIAPNVSQSAAEIPTLISLVASGMGVSILPISAVKHSVASVVACKILDRIPMSEIGIAVSKRFRAAVVDNFRSFALKKLGLSRNALHANRS; from the coding sequence CTGAGACTCTGCACTTCGGTCGTACTGCGGAGTTGATTCATCTCAGTCAACCAGCCTTGAGCCTTCAGATACGAGCTCTTGAGGAGGAAGTCGGCGTTCGGCTCCTCGAGCGGAACCGACGCAAAACAACGCTCACCGCGGCTGGCTTGGCTTTTCGCGATGATGCCGCTGTGGCACTGTCGCAATTGGAGCAAGGGGTTCGCAGGGCGAGACTGACTGCCAATGGGAAACTGGGACGTTTGCGAATTGGCTTCATATCAACTGCTGGAAGGGAGATTGTGCCCGATATCGTTCGTCAGTTTAGAGAGTTGAATCCCGAAGTAGAGTTCTCTTTGCGCAATATTCTCACGGCGGAGCAGATACGGATGCTCGACGCCGGGGCGCTTGATATTGGATTTCTTCGTCTACCAATTGGTGAGCACCCGGCCCTCGATGTTGTCACAGTGCATCGCGAACCCTTCGTGCTCGTCGTACCTTCGTCCCATAAGCTAGCAGAAAGCAAAACGGTGCGCCTGCGCGAATTGGCTGGTCAGGACTTCGTGGGGTATGAGCGTGCCTATGCCCCTGGCTTTCACGATTTGATCTTCGGGATACTTCGCGAAGCTGGGATTGCACCCAATGTTTCCCAGTCCGCTGCGGAGATCCCAACGCTGATCTCACTCGTCGCTTCAGGCATGGGTGTCTCCATTCTGCCCATATCGGCCGTCAAACATAGTGTCGCTTCGGTAGTCGCTTGTAAGATTTTAGACCGGATACCGATGTCTGAAATTGGTATCGCTGTCAGTAAACGATTTCGAGCGGCAGTCGTAGACAACTTCAGATCCTTCGCTCTAAAAAAGTTAGGTCTTTCGAGAAACGCTTTGCATGCCAACCGAAGTTGA